CCGGAATGCGACTCGGCATCATTGGACTGAATGGAAGTGGAAAATCCACACTTCTAAAAATGCTAGCCAAAGAGATAGAACCTGATGTTGGGACTTTAAAATTTGCCGACGGTGTGCAAATCGCCTATTTCGATCAACAGAGAGAAGAGCTCCCTCTAAATCTACCATTAAGAAATGCCCTTGCTCCCGATGGGGAATACGTCAACTACCAGGGACAATCTTTACACATTAATTCTTGGTGCAAACGCTTTCAATTTTCCTCTGAGCGATTGGATTTGCCTCTCCATAAACTTTCTGGGGGTGAAAAAGCACGTGTTTTAATTGCACGTCTCATGCTAAAACCGGCTGATATTTTGCTTCTTGATGAACCAACCAACGACTTAGATATTTCAACCTTAGAAGTTCTAGAAGAAAGCTTACTCCAATTTCCCGGTGCCGTCGTTTTAATTACGCATGATCGCTATTTACTGGATCGCGTTTCTACAACTTTGATTGGCCTAGGGCTTTCTGAAGAACCTACTTTTTTTGCTGATTACACCCAATGGGAAACATATCAGCAAACGTTCAAGCAAGAAACAGAACCTAAGACACAGAAAAAAAATAAACAACCTGAGAAGGAATCCGCAAAACCAAAAAAGCTAACTTATGCTGAGGAATTGGAACGACAAGGTATGACGGATAAAATCCTAATGATTGAAACAAAGCTGGAAGAATTGCACAAAAAAGCTGAAATGGTTTCTGACGATGCAACAAAACTGCATGCGACTTGTCAAGAGTTGACTTTAACACAAGAAAAATTAGACCAACTTTATGCTCGCTGGGAAGAACTCGAAAATAAGGCCCAGAGTGTGTGAATATTGCCATTTTCAAATATGTTTGATGGAAAAATATCTTAAAATATGCTAAAGTTCATTTAAATCTAACTCAACTCGCTAAAAAGAGAACAACCTTGAATAGCTTCCGAAGAAGAGCGTATGTTGTGTTTTACTACAGTTCCTAACCCAAACTTTTCAACACGCTAGTCTATGGTTCTTCCGCTAATGTCATATAAAGTTATTACATTTGGTCTTTCCGATGTGGGTCTCGTCAGACAAAATAATGAAGACGTTTGGGACCAAGTACCAACGATTCGTTTTTTTGTTTTAGCAGATGGTATGGGTGGACATCAGGCAGGAGAGGTCGCTGCTAAAGAAACGGTCCATCACTTATGCAAATTGGCTCAAAAGAAATTTAACGCTTTGCTTAAACCGTCGCTAAAAGAATCCTACCAGACATTGAAACACGCCATCGTCCAAGTCAATAAACATATTTATAAAATGAGCCGTGAATCAAGCGACCTTAAAGGCATGGGAACGACTCTTTGCTGCCTCTATTTTCATACTGAAGGAGTCATTTACGGTCATGTAGGTGACAGCCGAATTTATCGTTTAAGAGATAAAAAATTAGAACAGCTCACTAAAGACCATTCCCTTTTGTGTGAAATGATGGATTTAGGGCAAATTCATGAGCAGCAAATGCCCAATTTTTTATATAAAAATATTATCACTAAAGCAATTGGGACGGAATTGATCGTAGATCCCTCCATCGCCATTACAGACTTTATGTATGGGGATATTTTCATGATGTGCACAGATGGTCTTTCCGATCTACTTTCACAAAAGGAAATGGAGAATATTCTCAATCATGCATCATCCCCCCAAGAGGCTGTCGAAAAACTTGTCAAAGCAGCTAAAAATAAGGGCGGCTATGATAATGTCACGGTTGTTATGTTACATGTAATTAAAGAGAATGAATCAGAAAATTTATCTAGATAATAATGCAAGCACTCCGCTTGCACCTCAAGTCCTTCAGACCATGTTAGAATGTCTTTCAGAAAATGTGGGAAATCCTTCCAGCATTCATTCATTTGGGCAAGCATCACGTGCAAAACTTGTGAATGCTCGACATTCTCTCGCATCTTATTTGAAAGTCCCACCAGATGAGATTATTTTTACCTCTGGTGGAACCGAAGGAATTAATTTGCTCATTAAAGGCCTATTAGAGCAAAAAAACGGACATGTCATCACATCAAACGTTGAGCATGCATGCATATTTAACACCCTAAAAGCATATGAGAAAAAAGGACAAGCTGTTTCATGGTTAAATGCCGGCTTACGCGGGGCCGTTCAACCTGAAGCGATAAAAGCAGCCATTCGCCCAGACACTCGCTTAATTGTTTTAACGGCAGTCAATGGCGAAACAGGTGTAAAACTCGATGTTGCCTCTATAGCTTCCATTGCACAGGAAGCCAAAATCCCTTTTGTTTTGGATAGTGTTGCTCAATTAGGAAAAGAAGAAATTTCTATTTTGCCAGGTGTATCCGCCATGTGCTTTAGTGCTCATAAAATTCACGGCCCTAAAGGGGTGGGTTTTATTTGGTTAAAGCGGGGAACGCCTTTCATTTCTACTCTGACAGGAGGGCCACAAGAATTTGGCAAACGCGCGGGATCAGAAAATTTAGCCGGTATTGTAGGACTCGCTAGTGCTGTCATGCTTTTGAACCAAGAACTTCCTGAAGCAGCACATCGGATGCGTTCTTTAAGAGATCACTTTGAAGCAACACTTCTAGGTAATCTTCCAGGAGTCAAAATCAATGGCCAAGGCGAACGGATTGCAAATGTGAGCAACCTATCATTTGAAGGAATTGAAGGAGAAACGCTTATTACACTTCTAGATCGTGAAGGAATTGCAGTGAGCCATGGATCTGCGTGCTCTTCTGGAGCCCTTGAACCTTCCCGAATCTTACTTAACATGGGAGTCTCAATGGATCAATCAACTTCCTCCATTCGCTTTTCTTTAAGCCGCTTTACCACTGCAGAAGAGATTGACAAGACAATTGCCACAGTTATTCGCCTTGTGTCCCATTTGCGCAATTTAATGAAACCGTGAAACGGGATTGAAAAGAAATTCAGTACAATCTTTAATAAGCCATACCACCCTAAATCACAAATTAAAAGGTCGCGCAACCATGCATATTATTCATATCGCAGCAGAACTTGCACCACTTGCCAAAGTCGGCGGCCTTGCAGATGTTGTTCTCGGACTCTCTCGTGAACTATCTTGGAAAGGTCATGATGTTGATATTATTATCCCAAAATACGATTGCATGGATAGCAATCAGATTGGAGATCTAACAATTGATACAGACAATCTAATGTCTTATTATCACAACGAATGGCACCGCAATACCGTTTGGTCGGGCTGGGTTGAGAATTTAAAAGTCTACTTTATTGACCCCCACCACCCTCGCCGTTTTTTTAATCGCGGTTGCTTTTATGGCTGTGATGATGATGTGGAAAGATACCTCTATTTTTGCCGAGCTTCTTTGGAGTTCTTGTTTAAAAAGCAAATTCAATGCGACATTATCCACTTACATGATTGGCAAACGGCAGTCATCCCTATTTTAGCACGCGATATCTATGAAAATTTGGGATTTAATCATGCTAAAACCATGTTGACAATTCACAACATCGAATATCAGGGCAGATGCTCAGCCTTTGATCTTGATCGTATCGGATTAAAAGGCGAATCGTATTATACCCCTGAAAAACTTCAAGATGAAGTTTATCCCGAATCATTAAATCTTCTTAAAGGCGGGATTACCTATTCGAATTATGTCACAACGGTCTCTCCAACATATGCCAAAGAAGTTCTTACAAAAGAATTTGGCTTTGGTCTTGAAAGCACATTGCTCAAGAATACAGATAAGTTTAAAGGCATTTTAAATGGTGTCGATTACTCTTATTGGAATCCAGAAATTGATCGCTATTTACCTGCTCACTATTCAGCAAGAGAGCTTCCAAAGGATAAAAAAGATCGCAATACACTCGATAATAAAGGGTTTATTAAAAAAGTTTTAAGGGAGCGTTTAGAACTATCTGAAAAACATAAACCGATCATTGGTTGTATCGCTCGCCTCGTCCCTCAAAAAGGGATCGATCTGATTAAACAGGCTATTTCCTATATCGTTGAGCAAGGCGGGCAATTTGTTCTGCTCGGATTTAGCCCTATTCAAAGCATTAGTGAAGATTTTCATCACTTACAGCAAATCTACCAGAATCATACAGATGTCAGCCTCATTCTTCACCATCAAGAAGAGTTAGCTCATGAAATTTTTGCTGGATCGGATATCTTAATTGTCCCCTCATTGTTCGAACCGTGTGGGCTTACCCAAATGATTGCGCTTAAATATGGCACAATTCCCGTTGTGCGTAAAACGGGCGGTCTTTCAGATACAATCATTGATGTCGATACGCCCTATGAAGCTGGAGAAGCCAATGGTTATACTTTTGAAGATCCTACATCCGAAAGTTTCCACGCAGCTCTTCACAGAGCCATCCATTGCTGGTTCGACGAACCGGAAAAATGGAGACAGCTAATGGTTCATGGCATGAATATTGATTTTAGCTGGAATCACCCTGCTGATCGTTATTTGGAAATCTACAAACAACTCGAGCATAAATAAAGGATCATATTCTTTTTAATGAATCAGCATGTGGGGTATCAAGTGAAAGCCCTATGCTGATTTTTATCGAGACTCTTATCAAGAAGTTTACAAAACTGTGAAGATTCTTGCTCGACTAAATCCCTACACCCCACTGCTTTATACGTATAGCATCGCCAATAGCCTCATTTCTTCAGCTGATCGAACCAATTTTCTCCAGGTCTTTTTTATTCTACCTACAGACCTCGTTTGTCTTGGAATAAATTTTCCCTGGTTTCCCATCTAAAATAATGTTTACTTAAATTCTTGGAAAAACACGTTCTACGTTACTTGTAATAGGGGCTACAACTATTAGCCCAGAACGTTTAGCAAAGTCACTAGAAATAACAAGTCACGGACGCGTTTTTTTATTTCCTTGCCGCGTCCCCTCTTCTTGGATAATCATCTTCATTTATACCTGCTATTCATCCAATCTAATAAAATCCTCTCCCTCAATCTCCGAAAAGCTTTGCTTTACCTCAATATTTCCCGGGGACTTTATCTGCTTCATCATTAAAGCTTCTTTAGCATGCAAAGCAGCGCCCAATTACTCTGGAATCGTTTTTGTTACTGGTTTTACCTTCATAAAAAGTTCCTTTTTTCTCGAATTATACATATACCAATATATCAATGATTTCATTTCCTCTGCCTTAAAGAATAAAAAACGTAAAAAAAATTAGACAAGTTGCACAGTGTCCCCATTTAACAGAAAAAGTTTGATTCACAACAATTTGCTGGTAATTGCTTTTCAGAATAAAGCTATTCATTTAGAATTCCATCAACCAAATAAACGCAAAAACAACTAGACAGTAGGTGCTCTTTGAATATTGCGAATGCTTTGACCATTATCCGACTTTGTATCAGCCCATTTTTTTTATTAGTCTATTTGAAACCCGATTTCTTTAATATCTCAACAACCGGCCTTCCCTATGTGCTTTTAGCCTTATGGGCTGTCTCCGAACTTTCAGATGCTTTTGATGGATATCTAGCCCGCCGCTATAACCAAGTCACAGAACTAGGTAAGATTCTGGATCCTATGGCAGATAGCATCGCCCACACAACGGTTTTTCTGACCTTCACAGAGTCCCCTGTCAACCTACCAATTCCGCTTCTATTCGTCTTTCTTTATCGAGATTCTGTTGTCAGTACACTTCGCACTATTTGCGCTTTGAAAGGATTTGCCTTAGCTGCACGCACAAGCGGCAAGATTAAAGCTGTCATCCAAGCCATGGCGGCCTTTTTTATTCTACTTTTAATGATTCCTCATGCAAAAGGCTTGCTTTCTCAAGAAAATTTACACTTTACAAGTACTTGGATTGTGACTGGTGCTGCCTTGTACACTATTTATTCTGGTTTTGATTATATTTATGCAAACTGGTCCTATATCGCACGCATGCTAATTCCCCCTCAAAATCCTACTCAATCTGGATAACCCGCCTATGGCATATGAGATTCTCGGCATTGGAAATCCTTTAATGGACTTTATCATTCAGATTGATGAAGCCTATCTACATGCATTAGCAGGGATTAAAGGTGGGATGGAAACTATCGACTACCAAACGATTATGCAAATCATTGGGAAAAATCCGGTTTCACAACAAACACCTGGTGGGAGTGCCACCAATACCGTAAAAGGACTGGCACAACTAGGGAAAAGGTGCGCTCTTGTGGGAAAAATAGGAAAGGATAGAATTGGTCAGCAACTCATAGAAGTGCTTTCTGATATCGGCATTCAAACTTTTTTTTCTATAAGTGAACAACCAACAGGAATGGCCGCTTGCTTAATCACTCCCGACGGAGAAAGAACTTTTCGCACCTATGTGGGACCAATGACCACATTTACTCCCGATGAGTTAAAACCTTGCTATTTTGAAGGGGTAAAACTTGTCTACTTAGAAGGATACAACTTCCTTTATCCAGGAGTCATTGAAAAAGCTATGGAGCTGGCCAAAGAGGCTGGAGCAAAAGTTGCGATGGATGTTTCAAGTGTCGAAATGGCCTCCTCTTTTCAATCCAAAATCATCGAACTGCTTCCTCGATATGTGGATATTCTTTTTGCTAATGAGCAAGAAAGCATAGCCTTAACCCATCTTCCTCCAAAGAAAGGATGCAACATTTTGAAAGATCTTTGCGAAACGGTTGTGATTCATAGCCCTGAAGGTTGCTGGATCGGTCAGCGTCAATTTGAAACCTTTGCCTCCCATATTCCCATTATCCCTTTGGATTCAACTGGGGCGGGAGATGCATTTACAAGTGGTTTTTTATATGGATACTTATCCGGACACTCACTAAAAGAATCTGCTCTTTTAGGAATGAATGCAGGAAAGGCTGTAGTTCAAATTTTGGGAGCCGAGCTTTCTTCTGAAAGCTGGCACCAAATTAAAATTAACAGCCTTTAAACTAAACGAGCGACAACTCACATTCTTCTTTGATTGAATCGATCTCAAATGAAATTTCTTTGCGCAGCTTGAAAATTCCAATCACGTTTATCACCAAGAGGATTCCCCCCATAATCGTCATCACACTTTGAGCTGCTGTGGAATCTACCAACGCAAAAAGAATGAGAGCACTTACGGCATATACATAAAAAAGCGGGCGCCCTTTCGTCGGATGTAAAAACTGAGCGCACTTAAGCCCCACACAGAAAAACGCATTGATCGTGGAATAGCCAAGTAAGAACAAAAAGAAAGGCATGAAAAAGTTCATGAAAGGAAAGTAGCCTTCCAAAGCCCGTTGAACCAAAAGAGAGCAATCAAGGGGCTGATTCCATACACCAGTAATCAGTGTTAGGAGAATCGTTGTCGTGCAAACCACAAAAGAATCTAAAAAAATATCCATAAAAACTAAACAAGCTTGTTTTTCTGGTATCTTAACAGATGTCTCGCTATGAATAACGGACGCGTAGCCTATTCCCACATCTCCTGTATAGCATCCTCTTCTAATTCCTTGCGAAGCGGTCAACATCATCGTGCTTCCAATAAACCCACCAGTAGCAGCATGACCAGAAAAAGCAGATGTAATCACTTCATGAAAGAGAGCTGGAAGAACAGATAGATTTTGCATTAAAATCCAGCATCCCATAGTGACATAAAGCACAATAAAAATGGGAATCACGGCGCTCGAAATATTACCCACTCTTCCAACTCCCCCACTTGTCGCAAAAACAATGAGAGCGATTAGGATAAAGACAACCACAGGTTCACTAATCGGAAAATTAGAGGAGACACTTGTCGTAATCACTTTAAATTGCCAAATCTCTACACAATAAAGGCAGAGTAAAAAAGCTACAAATGTAGGAATCCACTTTTGTTTAAAAGCGCGTGTTAAAAAATACATGGGCCCCCCATCGAAGCTCCCATTAGCATTAGCAATCCGATAGCGTAAACCCAGGTAAACCTCGGCATACTTGATGACCATTCCCCCAATCGCAGTCAACCAGATCCAAAAAATGGCTCCTGGTCCACCAATTTGCACAGCCGTGCAAATGGAAACAATGTTTCCAATGCCAACACATCCACCCACACAAGCAAAAAATACTTTTACTGGATGAACGCCGCCGTTTTCATGAGAACTGGTATCCTTTAAAAAACTAACTAAAGTATAAATCGCTGAAGGGAATTTTCTTATCTGAACAAAATTTGACTGGAATGTCAGAAAAAAGCCTAGCAGCAAAACTAGTGGGGCTGAGATGTAGCTCCATAGAAAGTCTTCCGTACTCACCAAAAATTTTAAGATGGGTGCCATGAATTCCATAAGATCCTTAACATTCCGTTTTTTTACAAAATATAATAATAAAAATTAGAGTAAAAGTCAATAAATTTATATATAACGCTCAGAGGCGTAAAGAATCTAAAAAGGACTTATTTTTCCTTATAAATTCTTCTTTCCAATAGTATTGATCTAAAAGTTGAGAAGGATCTCTCTTTAAAATTGTGTAGGCGATATAAATCGCTTCGATCGAAGCCAAGCCTTGTTCCGGAAATGGACAGGCTGTTTGACAACGAGGATAGGCCGTACGGCATTGGGGGGGGATACTGCGTAGCTTAATTGAAGCTTTTTGTTGCACCCAATCAAACATTTTCTCCGCATAACGCCATGTCGCATCTAAAACGAGCAGGCCATTTTGGGCATCTGAAGAGTCTAATGGAGGAGCATCAATTGTCAATAAAACATAAGAATCCAAAGAAGGCAGTTCTTCAATTGGATAAGATAAAAATGAAAAATCGGGTCTATTCTCTAAACCACGCAGGCTGCACTTCTTCAGGTTTTCCTTCCGATGGCGGATAACTAGAGTTGGAGGAAAGAATTGCATGGTTTAAATAATTCGGTTAATATGACGTTGAAGTACAATTTATGCACATTTTTTGTGCAACGAAACATTTATTTAAACATGTAGGAGCTTTTATTTCAAATAGATAAAGGCATCTGTTCTAAAATTGCAAGGGGTTGAAATGATGAAACAATTATCTTTTATATTGTTAACAGCTCTCGCTTTCTGCTGGCTAAGCTCGGCACAAGCCGCTACAGCAACTTCTCAAATCCATTGGCATGAAAATTATGCAGATGCAGCTAAATTATCCGCATCTACTGGTAAGCCAATATTTTTGCTATTCACAGGATCAGATTGGTGTACGTATTGCATTAAATTAGAAAACGAAGTGTTTGCTACCCCAGAATTTTCGCAAGATTTAGCGAATCGTTTAATTTTCGTTAAACTTGATTATCCCCCAAAAGCATCCGTTCCCCCACAAATCAAAGAACAAAACGAAGCTTTAAAACGCAAATTCAATATCCAAGGCTTTCCAACTGTGATTCTTTTAGATTCTAAAGGTGGCCAAATTGGGGTAACAGGCTATAAAACAGGTGGCGGTAAAAGCTATGCTGACCATATTCAAAAATTGCTGAATAATCATTCCGCTTATTTACAAAAAATGAATACTGCTGAAAGCCAAAAACTTTCAAAAGCAGCTTAGTTAAAGAGGGATTGGATGAAAAGATACATCCAATCCCTAAATTTCAAGAGATTGATCCCATTTAGTGATGTTCAGTAACTCTTTGGGAATTTCATGCAAAAAACGAGATGGTTTAGAGGCATACTCTTTTCCCATCCGCTTCCTTTTTCTTGCCATGCTGATCGTTAAAAACTGTCTTGCACGTGTAATGCCGACATACATTAAACGCCTTTCCTCCTCTACTCCAACTTCCTTCAAGCTTTTCTCATGCGGGATAATATGATCTTCTATTCCCACAAGAAAGCAAGCTTTAAATTCGAGCCCTTTAGAACTATGAAAGGTCATTAAATTCACTTGATCTTTTTGTTGCGTATTTTTTTGACTTTGATTCCAATCTTGTTGCAAAGGAGTTGAAGTAATAAAATCATGAAGTGTGGGAGTCTTATTAAATTCTTTTAAAAAAGATTCATTAAATTCAACAAGAGAAGAAACAAATTCCTGCACATTTTCCCATTTAAAATCACGCATTTGTGCACTTTTAACTTCGTCATTGATTGCTTTTTTATAATTAACTGCTTCAATTAACTCAGTCAAAGCATACGAAAAATCTTGCTCAAAGCGTTGTTTGGAATTTTCCAAAATCCCTATAAATCCCTGAAGAGAATCCAATGCCTTTTGGCTCCAATGAGAAGACACCTCTTGAACCGCCGGTTCTCGATTGGCTAAAGATTTTAAAACATTCCATAAAGGGAGTTGATGTGAACGGTTATAAGCTGTTGCAGCATCTAGAGAGGCCTCTCCAATCCCACGCCTTGGCTGATTGATAATGCGTAAAAGAGCTTCTTGATCTAACGGATTTGCGATGACTCTTAAATAAGCAAAAAGATCGCGCACTTCACGTCTTTCGTAAAACTCTGTGCCGCCAAAAATCTCGTAAGGAATCCCTTTAATCCATTGATCCCCATCCTTCCAGGCATAATTCATTAAAGCGAGCTCAAAAAGACGTGATAAAGCATTTGAACGATAAAGAATGGCAATATCTCGCCATTTTAATTGATATTTTTCTCGCATATGAGCAATGCGATAAACAACAGCCTCAGCCTCTTCTTTATCCGAGGGCGCATGAAATACTTCTATCAGATCCCCTTCTCCTCGATTGCTCCATAAAACTTTTTGATAACGGGTTTGATTGTGACTAATCACTCCATTTGCCGCTTTTAAAATATTGTTTGTCGATCGATAGTTTTGTTCAAGTTTAATGGTTGTCGCATCTGAAAAATCTAAAATATTCTTAACTTCCGCACCCCGCCAGCCATAGATAGATTGGTCATCATCTCCAACAACACATAAATTTTGATATTTTCGAGAAAGTAAAGAAGCCAATTTGTATTGGACAGGATTGGTATCTTGATACTCATCGATCATGATGTACCGATACCGTTCCTGGTATTTTTCTAAGACATCGGGAAAATTTTCGAAAAGCTGAACTGTTAAACCCAATAAGTTATTAAAATCGACAGCATTATAGGCACGCAAACTAGCCTGGAGCCGTTGATAAATGGTTCTTGCAAATTCGTCATGCCATTCCGAACCTGTATCACAGATTTCCTCACTCGCCAAACCTTTGTTTTGTGCTTGATTAATCACGGCCGTTGTACTGGCCAAGGAAGGTAATTCCGCTTCATGTTCGAGCACATCACGTGCAATCAATCCGATCAGGCGTTGCACATCTTTTTCGTCATACAAACTAAATTGAGGTGTATAACCAAGCTTATGAATTTCAGCCCGCAGTATTTGCATACAAAAACTATGAAATGTGCACAAAGAAATTTGCTTGGCAATGTGGGGAGCAGCAAATGCTCCAATGCGATGACGCATTTCCGCAGCCGCTTTGTTGGTGAATGTGAGTCCCAAAATCGATTTTGGAGAAGCCCCTTTTATCGACATTAAATAAGCCATGCGCACAGTCAAAACCTTGGTTTTGCCACTGCCTGCACCAGCTAAAATCAATACGCGACCATCTGTTGTCGTAACTGCAGCTCTTTGCGAGGGATTTAAGGCATCTAGTTCTTCTTTAAAATCATTTTTCATGATGATTCCATCTTTGATTTTGTGAAAAAATAGAGTGTATTTTTTTCAAGGATCAAAGTAAAGCGACTTGATTATCGGAGGGCTGAAGCAAAAGTAACATTTCCTTTTGCACATCTTGAGTTTTTAGATTTTTGTGAAACCCACGAGGTTTCACATTTAAATCTAAGTGAGGGGGAAGCAAATGATGACAAGTTCTAAATGCTTCACGCACAGTTCTTTTAAAGCGATTGCGATCATGTGCCTTCCCGTATTTTTTAGATACGGTTATCCCAAGCCTTGTTTGCGCATGTGTGCGCTTACAAAATTCAATCATCACATAACACCCGAAGCATCGACTACCCTTATGAGATAACCGTTGATACTGTTTTCGGGTGCGGATTTTTAATGCTTTTGGAAAAGAGCAAGAGATCACCCTTTATTACGCTCTAGTTAATTGCTTACGTCCATGGCGGCGTCTGCGATTGATAATTTTACGTCCATCGGCAGTTTTCATTCTTTTACGAAATCCATGCTCTGATTTTCTACGACG
Above is a window of Parachlamydia acanthamoebae DNA encoding:
- a CDS encoding Stp1/IreP family PP2C-type Ser/Thr phosphatase — protein: MSYKVITFGLSDVGLVRQNNEDVWDQVPTIRFFVLADGMGGHQAGEVAAKETVHHLCKLAQKKFNALLKPSLKESYQTLKHAIVQVNKHIYKMSRESSDLKGMGTTLCCLYFHTEGVIYGHVGDSRIYRLRDKKLEQLTKDHSLLCEMMDLGQIHEQQMPNFLYKNIITKAIGTELIVDPSIAITDFMYGDIFMMCTDGLSDLLSQKEMENILNHASSPQEAVEKLVKAAKNKGGYDNVTVVMLHVIKENESENLSR
- a CDS encoding cysteine desulfurase family protein, which translates into the protein MNQKIYLDNNASTPLAPQVLQTMLECLSENVGNPSSIHSFGQASRAKLVNARHSLASYLKVPPDEIIFTSGGTEGINLLIKGLLEQKNGHVITSNVEHACIFNTLKAYEKKGQAVSWLNAGLRGAVQPEAIKAAIRPDTRLIVLTAVNGETGVKLDVASIASIAQEAKIPFVLDSVAQLGKEEISILPGVSAMCFSAHKIHGPKGVGFIWLKRGTPFISTLTGGPQEFGKRAGSENLAGIVGLASAVMLLNQELPEAAHRMRSLRDHFEATLLGNLPGVKINGQGERIANVSNLSFEGIEGETLITLLDREGIAVSHGSACSSGALEPSRILLNMGVSMDQSTSSIRFSLSRFTTAEEIDKTIATVIRLVSHLRNLMKP
- a CDS encoding glycogen synthase, which translates into the protein MHIIHIAAELAPLAKVGGLADVVLGLSRELSWKGHDVDIIIPKYDCMDSNQIGDLTIDTDNLMSYYHNEWHRNTVWSGWVENLKVYFIDPHHPRRFFNRGCFYGCDDDVERYLYFCRASLEFLFKKQIQCDIIHLHDWQTAVIPILARDIYENLGFNHAKTMLTIHNIEYQGRCSAFDLDRIGLKGESYYTPEKLQDEVYPESLNLLKGGITYSNYVTTVSPTYAKEVLTKEFGFGLESTLLKNTDKFKGILNGVDYSYWNPEIDRYLPAHYSARELPKDKKDRNTLDNKGFIKKVLRERLELSEKHKPIIGCIARLVPQKGIDLIKQAISYIVEQGGQFVLLGFSPIQSISEDFHHLQQIYQNHTDVSLILHHQEELAHEIFAGSDILIVPSLFEPCGLTQMIALKYGTIPVVRKTGGLSDTIIDVDTPYEAGEANGYTFEDPTSESFHAALHRAIHCWFDEPEKWRQLMVHGMNIDFSWNHPADRYLEIYKQLEHK
- the pgsA gene encoding CDP-diacylglycerol--glycerol-3-phosphate 3-phosphatidyltransferase: MNIANALTIIRLCISPFFLLVYLKPDFFNISTTGLPYVLLALWAVSELSDAFDGYLARRYNQVTELGKILDPMADSIAHTTVFLTFTESPVNLPIPLLFVFLYRDSVVSTLRTICALKGFALAARTSGKIKAVIQAMAAFFILLLMIPHAKGLLSQENLHFTSTWIVTGAALYTIYSGFDYIYANWSYIARMLIPPQNPTQSG
- a CDS encoding adenosine kinase, whose translation is MAYEILGIGNPLMDFIIQIDEAYLHALAGIKGGMETIDYQTIMQIIGKNPVSQQTPGGSATNTVKGLAQLGKRCALVGKIGKDRIGQQLIEVLSDIGIQTFFSISEQPTGMAACLITPDGERTFRTYVGPMTTFTPDELKPCYFEGVKLVYLEGYNFLYPGVIEKAMELAKEAGAKVAMDVSSVEMASSFQSKIIELLPRYVDILFANEQESIALTHLPPKKGCNILKDLCETVVIHSPEGCWIGQRQFETFASHIPIIPLDSTGAGDAFTSGFLYGYLSGHSLKESALLGMNAGKAVVQILGAELSSESWHQIKINSL
- a CDS encoding amino acid carrier protein; the encoded protein is MAPILKFLVSTEDFLWSYISAPLVLLLGFFLTFQSNFVQIRKFPSAIYTLVSFLKDTSSHENGGVHPVKVFFACVGGCVGIGNIVSICTAVQIGGPGAIFWIWLTAIGGMVIKYAEVYLGLRYRIANANGSFDGGPMYFLTRAFKQKWIPTFVAFLLCLYCVEIWQFKVITTSVSSNFPISEPVVVFILIALIVFATSGGVGRVGNISSAVIPIFIVLYVTMGCWILMQNLSVLPALFHEVITSAFSGHAATGGFIGSTMMLTASQGIRRGCYTGDVGIGYASVIHSETSVKIPEKQACLVFMDIFLDSFVVCTTTILLTLITGVWNQPLDCSLLVQRALEGYFPFMNFFMPFFLFLLGYSTINAFFCVGLKCAQFLHPTKGRPLFYVYAVSALILFALVDSTAAQSVMTIMGGILLVINVIGIFKLRKEISFEIDSIKEECELSLV
- a CDS encoding DTW domain-containing protein, producing MQFFPPTLVIRHRKENLKKCSLRGLENRPDFSFLSYPIEELPSLDSYVLLTIDAPPLDSSDAQNGLLVLDATWRYAEKMFDWVQQKASIKLRSIPPQCRTAYPRCQTACPFPEQGLASIEAIYIAYTILKRDPSQLLDQYYWKEEFIRKNKSFLDSLRL
- a CDS encoding thioredoxin family protein, giving the protein MMKQLSFILLTALAFCWLSSAQAATATSQIHWHENYADAAKLSASTGKPIFLLFTGSDWCTYCIKLENEVFATPEFSQDLANRLIFVKLDYPPKASVPPQIKEQNEALKRKFNIQGFPTVILLDSKGGQIGVTGYKTGGGKSYADHIQKLLNNHSAYLQKMNTAESQKLSKAA
- a CDS encoding ATP-dependent helicase, whose protein sequence is MKNDFKEELDALNPSQRAAVTTTDGRVLILAGAGSGKTKVLTVRMAYLMSIKGASPKSILGLTFTNKAAAEMRHRIGAFAAPHIAKQISLCTFHSFCMQILRAEIHKLGYTPQFSLYDEKDVQRLIGLIARDVLEHEAELPSLASTTAVINQAQNKGLASEEICDTGSEWHDEFARTIYQRLQASLRAYNAVDFNNLLGLTVQLFENFPDVLEKYQERYRYIMIDEYQDTNPVQYKLASLLSRKYQNLCVVGDDDQSIYGWRGAEVKNILDFSDATTIKLEQNYRSTNNILKAANGVISHNQTRYQKVLWSNRGEGDLIEVFHAPSDKEEAEAVVYRIAHMREKYQLKWRDIAILYRSNALSRLFELALMNYAWKDGDQWIKGIPYEIFGGTEFYERREVRDLFAYLRVIANPLDQEALLRIINQPRRGIGEASLDAATAYNRSHQLPLWNVLKSLANREPAVQEVSSHWSQKALDSLQGFIGILENSKQRFEQDFSYALTELIEAVNYKKAINDEVKSAQMRDFKWENVQEFVSSLVEFNESFLKEFNKTPTLHDFITSTPLQQDWNQSQKNTQQKDQVNLMTFHSSKGLEFKACFLVGIEDHIIPHEKSLKEVGVEEERRLMYVGITRARQFLTISMARKRKRMGKEYASKPSRFLHEIPKELLNITKWDQSLEI
- the rnpA gene encoding ribonuclease P protein component, whose translation is MISCSFPKALKIRTRKQYQRLSHKGSRCFGCYVMIEFCKRTHAQTRLGITVSKKYGKAHDRNRFKRTVREAFRTCHHLLPPHLDLNVKPRGFHKNLKTQDVQKEMLLLLQPSDNQVALL